A genomic region of Nymphaea colorata isolate Beijing-Zhang1983 chromosome 2, ASM883128v2, whole genome shotgun sequence contains the following coding sequences:
- the LOC116247071 gene encoding signal recognition particle 43 kDa protein, chloroplastic, which yields MDAILTHHSSLSPKPPLSTLSSNLTKCLPFTIHIPPSTSFAGTGTSANIQRLYSAIHKNHQSFIPRTSTTQNTSVQEDEEAYGEVKGIIGSRVVEGPRMEYLIEWKDGHTPSWIPSQNIAKDVIAEYETPWWTAAKKADEAALRSLLSQEGGSLRDVDAVDENGRTALMFVTGLGSEECIRLLVEAGAALDWQDEVGFTALHMAAGYVKPGAVRTLLKCGADPELEDQRGRTPGKLAKELLEQTPRANPVQFARRLSLESVIKELEGAIFEFAEVEQIVGKRTNGRRKEYLVLWKDGGDKEWVEEKFVGEDLVRDYEAGLEYAVAEAVLGKREGSEEGKWEYLVKWEDVEEPTWEEAENIDPELVAEFERQHGEAPAPGEVTGVEGQTDG from the coding sequence ATGGATGCCATTCTTACCCACCACTCCTCACTCTCCCCCAAGCCTCCACTGTCGACCCTTTCCTCCAATCTCACCAAATGCCTCCCCTTTACCATCCACATCCCTCCATCCACGAGTTTTGCTGGCACTGGCACTTCCGCCAACATCCAGAGGCTATACTCTGCCATCCATAAGAACCACCAATCTTTCATCCCCAGGACTTCTACGACACAAAATACGAGCGTCCAAGAGGATGAAGAAGCGTATGGAGAAGTGAAGGGGATCATAGGGAGCAGGGTGGTCGAAGGCCCTAGAATGGAGTACCTCATCGAGTGGAAAGACGGGCACACACCCTCTTGGATTCCTTCCCAGAACATCGCGAAGGACGTCATCGCGGAGTACGAGACCCCCTGGTGGACGGCCGCTAAGAAGGCCGACGAGGCTGCCCTGCGTTCCCTCCTTTCCCAGGAAGGCGGCTCCCTCCGCGACGTCGACGCTGTCGACGAGAACGGCCGAACGGCGCTCATGTTCGTCACCGGGCTGGGTTCGGAGGAGTGCATCCGGCTGCTAGTGGAGGCCGGCGCGGCGTTGGATTGGCAGGACGAGGTGGGATTTACAGCACTGCATATGGCAGCCGGGTACGTGAAGCCGGGAGCAGTCAGGACGCTTCTGAAGTGTGGGGCAGACCCAGAATTAGAGGACCAAAGAGGGCGAACGCCGGGGAAGCTCGCGAAAGAGCTGCTGGAGCAGACGCCGCGGGCGAATCCCGTGCAATTTGCCCGGCGATTGAGCCTCGAGTCTGTAATCAAGGAGCTCGAAGGGGCGATATTTGAATTCGCAGAAGTGGAGCAAATTGTGGGGAAGAGGACTAATGGCCGGAGAAAGGAATACTTGGTGCTGTGGAAGGATGGAGGAGACAAAGAATGGGTGGAAGAGAAGTTTGTTGGGGAAGATCTTGTGAGGGACTACGAGGCTGGGCTGGAGTACGCCGTCGCTGAGGCGGTGCTAGGGAAGAGGGAGGGCAGCGAGGAAGGGAAGTGGGAGTATCTGGTGAAGTGGGAGGACGTGGAAGAGCCAACTTGGGAGGAAGCGGAGAACATCGACCCGGAGCTGGTGGCGGAGTTTGAGCGGCAGCATGGTGAAGCCCCGGCTCCTGGGGAGGTTACTGGTGTCGAAGGTCAGACGGATGGCTGA